The Pseudofrankia inefficax genome window below encodes:
- the lysS gene encoding lysine--tRNA ligase, whose protein sequence is MTADEPTVDGAARLPRSGYQTDLTSADVQAAPDGTPARVAGRLMLWRRMGGLVFGTIQDRAGRVQISLNRNELGEETYKEWHSSVKVGDFVGVTGVVFTTRKGERTVGATDFAVLNKAVRALPDKWHGIADVETRYRRRYLDLLANPASRERFQTRSRVISRIRRFLDDADFLEVETPVLTEAASGAAARPFITRHNALGEDFYLRISPETYLKRVVAGSFDRVYEIGRNFRNEGIDPSHLQEFTMLEWYAAYWDYRDNMRFVRELILAILDDVIGSRTVTYEGTKLDFGADWPVIDYRDAVESRTGVDLRVVRDFETLKTKCADLGLDVSKAASYAALVDLLYKKTVRPELVQPCFLVGHPVELVPLARRSDDDPTRLDMFQVVANGWELVKAYSELVDPVDQRERLEEQADLRAAGDDETMMLEEDFIEAMEYGMPPMSGLGLGIDRFIALITDAPTLRDVVLFPSMRGAKGPESTEPAQAAGPES, encoded by the coding sequence ATGACAGCCGACGAGCCGACGGTCGACGGGGCGGCACGGCTGCCCAGGTCCGGGTACCAGACGGACCTGACGTCGGCGGACGTCCAGGCGGCGCCGGACGGGACGCCGGCCCGCGTCGCCGGGCGTCTCATGCTCTGGCGCCGGATGGGTGGCCTTGTCTTCGGGACCATCCAGGACCGCGCCGGCCGGGTGCAGATCTCGCTGAACCGCAACGAACTGGGCGAGGAGACCTACAAGGAGTGGCACAGCTCGGTGAAGGTCGGCGACTTCGTCGGCGTCACCGGCGTCGTCTTCACCACCCGCAAGGGCGAGCGGACCGTCGGCGCCACCGACTTCGCGGTGCTCAACAAGGCCGTGCGCGCGCTGCCGGACAAGTGGCACGGCATCGCCGACGTCGAGACCCGCTACCGGCGCCGCTACCTGGACCTGCTGGCGAACCCCGCGTCCCGGGAGCGGTTCCAGACCAGGTCCCGGGTGATCAGCCGAATCCGGCGCTTCCTCGACGACGCCGACTTCCTCGAGGTCGAGACGCCCGTCCTCACCGAGGCGGCCTCCGGCGCCGCGGCGCGCCCGTTCATCACCCGGCACAACGCGCTGGGCGAGGACTTCTACCTGCGCATCTCGCCGGAGACCTACCTCAAGCGGGTCGTCGCCGGCTCGTTCGACCGCGTCTACGAGATCGGCCGGAACTTCCGCAACGAGGGCATCGATCCCTCGCATCTGCAGGAGTTCACGATGCTGGAGTGGTACGCGGCGTACTGGGACTACCGCGACAACATGCGCTTCGTCCGTGAGCTGATCCTGGCGATCCTCGACGACGTGATCGGTTCCCGGACGGTCACCTACGAAGGAACCAAGCTCGACTTCGGCGCGGACTGGCCGGTCATCGACTACCGGGATGCGGTCGAAAGTCGTACCGGGGTCGATTTGCGGGTCGTGCGCGACTTCGAGACGTTGAAGACGAAGTGCGCCGACCTCGGTCTGGATGTCAGCAAGGCGGCCTCCTACGCGGCGCTCGTCGACCTGCTCTACAAGAAGACGGTCCGGCCCGAGCTGGTCCAGCCTTGCTTCCTGGTCGGGCATCCGGTGGAGCTGGTGCCGCTGGCGCGGCGCAGCGACGACGACCCGACCCGGCTCGACATGTTCCAGGTCGTCGCGAACGGCTGGGAGCTCGTCAAGGCGTACTCGGAGCTGGTCGACCCGGTCGACCAGCGCGAGCGGCTGGAGGAGCAGGCCGACCTGCGCGCGGCCGGCGACGACGAGACGATGATGCTCGAAGAGGACTTCATCGAGGCGATGGAGTACGGCATGCCCCCCATGTCCGGCCTGGGGCTCGGTATCGACCGGTTCATCGCGCTGATTACGGATGCTCCGACATTGCGCGATGTCGTCCTCTTCCCGTCCATGCGCGGCGCGAAGGGCCCAGAGTCGACGGAGCCGGCGCAGGCCGCCGGACCGGAAAGCTGA
- a CDS encoding glycosyltransferase, which yields MPGDIGYYLVYLPLGTIGLVRWLCWLARRIPAALYRPVGGDLRLPLTVVVPVYQEDPEVFTRALTSWLANDVDEVILVIDATDTACRRIAADFPVTVLVTEVPGKRDALRRGWEAASTELVALVDSDTIWADDVAAEVCKPFADPAVGGVATRQNVYNPRGFLQRITDLFLDCRYFDENAAQSVMGRALSCLSGRTAIYRRALLVEVSHEFMTEKFLGVQCMSGDDKRLTTLLLERGHATVLQRSARVWSSFPDTWRLFCRQRLRWARNTWRSDLRALSRRWVWRRPFLAFSMVEKAVSGFTLLVSPTFMTLALLRHHWFFCGCLACWWWLSRAAKALPHLRRQPSSFFLIPGWILVSFAMSVIKIGALVTVRRQRWLTRQVAVENGVVVRTAGAAVEAIS from the coding sequence ATGCCGGGTGACATCGGTTACTACCTCGTCTATCTGCCGCTCGGGACGATCGGTCTCGTGCGGTGGCTGTGCTGGCTGGCCCGCCGTATCCCGGCCGCGCTGTACCGGCCGGTGGGTGGCGACCTGCGACTGCCGCTGACCGTCGTCGTGCCCGTCTACCAGGAGGACCCGGAGGTCTTCACCCGGGCGCTGACGTCCTGGCTGGCGAACGACGTCGACGAGGTCATCCTCGTCATCGACGCCACCGACACCGCGTGCCGCCGGATCGCGGCCGACTTCCCGGTGACCGTTCTCGTCACCGAAGTCCCTGGAAAACGTGACGCGCTGCGCCGCGGCTGGGAGGCGGCGAGCACCGAGCTGGTCGCGCTGGTCGACTCGGACACCATCTGGGCGGACGACGTCGCCGCCGAGGTGTGCAAACCGTTCGCCGACCCGGCCGTCGGCGGGGTGGCCACCCGGCAGAACGTGTACAACCCGCGCGGTTTTCTGCAGCGGATCACCGACCTGTTCCTCGACTGCCGGTACTTCGACGAGAACGCGGCCCAGTCCGTGATGGGCCGCGCGCTGTCCTGCCTGTCGGGTCGTACGGCGATCTACCGGCGCGCTCTGCTCGTCGAGGTCAGCCACGAGTTCATGACCGAGAAGTTCCTCGGGGTCCAGTGCATGTCCGGCGACGACAAGCGGCTGACCACGCTGCTGCTGGAGCGGGGCCACGCGACCGTGCTCCAGCGCTCGGCCCGGGTCTGGTCCAGCTTCCCGGACACCTGGCGGCTCTTCTGCCGGCAACGGCTGCGGTGGGCGCGCAACACCTGGCGGTCCGACCTGCGGGCGCTGTCACGGCGCTGGGTGTGGCGCCGGCCGTTCCTGGCGTTCTCGATGGTCGAGAAGGCGGTCAGCGGTTTCACCCTGCTGGTCTCGCCGACGTTCATGACGCTCGCGCTCCTGCGCCACCACTGGTTCTTCTGTGGCTGCCTGGCCTGCTGGTGGTGGCTGAGCCGGGCCGCGAAGGCGCTGCCGCACCTGCGCCGGCAGCCGTCGTCGTTCTTCCTCATCCCCGGCTGGATTCTCGTCTCCTTCGCGATGTCAGTGATCAAGATAGGCGCGCTGGTGACCGTGCGACGCCAGCGCTGGCTCACCCGCCAGGTGGCGGTCGAGAACGGGGTGGTGGTGCGCACGGCCGGGGCGGCCGTCGAGGCGATCTCATGA
- a CDS encoding right-handed parallel beta-helix repeat-containing protein, which yields MSRARRPRVRGSRWFPPGPARSLAAAAVVAGLVLAPAATALAGTAQARVPPDHRLVLGASRVDVLLDGRLVSRVVRPPGVVEISWLVGRVPADWVAGSGDGTVRLKAELSLGRGAALEVGPRTSRLELVGGADPRASSGISVQGGTLQLLGTTVASVDPRTGRPVPAGLPGRPWLSAGAGGRVDLRDSRVTGLGDGTTGARSAGLFLGPGATGSVLRSTFAGNGIGLVLAQTQAVSLSGVTVTGSVSDGLLLRGDAGTTLAAVTSTDNGRDGVVILGGDGRRLGGLRTEHNQRFGVRAARLRDLELTGLRSVDDTEGALLLVGCRSCVLDDPGVQGGRVGLRIGAASGPVRVGGGVVRGAAFGVQLAPTAGQVTLTGLTVNGATRVGVEIGGSGAALHGVQVSQAGVGVRVYGQAAGALLDQVTVTGGRDGIVATDGTRGLTVTGPTVTGVSGTGLRLASTGLTVRSGTVRDAAVGAALPGAGHLAGLRISGVARGIWVGERGRITAQGVDVLAARTGIEVDRGGTFDLSSSRVVAARALVGEIDRHGANTIALPPFPWFGLAALVAVLLAFGLEALHRVRAGRSGPPRAPDHVLNIT from the coding sequence ATGAGCCGGGCCCGGCGGCCACGGGTGCGCGGCTCCCGGTGGTTCCCGCCGGGCCCAGCCCGGTCGCTGGCCGCGGCGGCGGTCGTGGCGGGCCTCGTGCTCGCCCCAGCGGCCACCGCGCTGGCGGGGACCGCGCAGGCGCGCGTCCCGCCGGACCATCGGCTGGTCCTCGGCGCGAGCCGGGTGGACGTCCTGCTCGACGGCCGGCTGGTGAGCCGGGTGGTGCGGCCGCCGGGAGTCGTCGAGATCAGCTGGCTGGTCGGCCGGGTGCCGGCCGACTGGGTCGCCGGCAGCGGCGACGGGACGGTCCGGCTGAAGGCCGAGCTCAGCCTCGGTCGGGGAGCCGCGCTCGAGGTCGGGCCGCGCACGAGCCGGCTCGAGCTGGTCGGGGGCGCCGACCCGCGGGCGAGTTCCGGGATCTCCGTCCAGGGCGGCACCCTGCAGCTGCTGGGGACGACCGTCGCGTCGGTCGACCCGAGGACCGGCCGCCCGGTTCCGGCTGGCCTGCCCGGCCGGCCCTGGCTGTCGGCCGGCGCCGGCGGCCGGGTCGACCTGCGCGACAGCCGGGTGACCGGCCTGGGCGACGGGACGACGGGGGCGCGGTCCGCGGGGCTGTTCCTCGGCCCTGGCGCGACCGGCTCGGTGCTGCGGTCGACCTTCGCCGGCAACGGGATCGGCCTGGTGCTGGCGCAGACCCAGGCGGTCAGCCTGAGCGGGGTCACGGTGACCGGCTCGGTGAGCGACGGACTGCTGCTGCGCGGCGACGCCGGCACGACGCTGGCCGCGGTGACCAGCACCGACAACGGTCGCGACGGTGTCGTCATCCTCGGCGGCGACGGCCGGCGGCTCGGCGGTCTGCGCACCGAGCACAACCAGCGGTTCGGCGTGCGCGCGGCCCGGCTGCGCGACCTGGAGCTGACCGGCCTGCGCTCGGTCGACGACACCGAGGGAGCGCTCCTGCTGGTGGGGTGCCGGTCGTGCGTCCTCGACGATCCGGGGGTCCAGGGCGGTCGGGTCGGGCTGCGGATCGGGGCCGCCAGCGGCCCGGTCCGGGTCGGCGGTGGCGTCGTGCGGGGAGCGGCGTTCGGCGTCCAGCTGGCGCCCACGGCCGGCCAGGTCACGCTGACCGGCCTGACCGTCAACGGCGCGACCCGGGTCGGCGTCGAGATCGGTGGCTCCGGGGCCGCGTTGCACGGTGTCCAGGTCAGCCAGGCCGGCGTCGGCGTCCGCGTCTACGGGCAGGCCGCCGGCGCGTTGCTCGACCAGGTGACGGTGACCGGCGGCCGGGACGGCATCGTCGCCACCGACGGCACCCGTGGGCTGACCGTGACCGGCCCGACCGTGACCGGCGTCAGCGGCACCGGCCTGCGGCTCGCGTCCACCGGGCTCACCGTGCGGTCCGGCACGGTGCGCGACGCGGCCGTCGGCGCGGCCCTGCCCGGCGCCGGGCACCTGGCCGGGTTGCGGATCTCCGGCGTGGCACGCGGGATCTGGGTCGGTGAACGCGGGAGGATCACCGCGCAGGGAGTCGACGTCCTCGCCGCGCGGACCGGGATCGAGGTCGACCGCGGCGGCACGTTCGACCTGTCCTCGTCGCGGGTGGTGGCGGCCCGCGCGCTGGTCGGCGAGATCGACCGGCATGGAGCGAACACCATCGCGCTGCCGCCCTTCCCGTGGTTCGGCCTCGCGGCGCTCGTGGCGGTGCTGCTCGCGTTCGGCCTGGAAGCACTGCACCGGGTCCGGGCTGGCCGGTCCGGTCCGCCGCGCGCGCCGGACCACGTCCTGAACATCACCTGA
- a CDS encoding right-handed parallel beta-helix repeat-containing protein yields the protein MSVTSRMTPVGLPSARPLAGPRLARRAGPGAAALALGVLGLTVVGAPGAAQATACAGQVRYAATTNTLYLTSGTATPTEIKAACPAAPLTLTNPASNTWELDADLVVQNGASLLLHGAAAGGDVNVLRLRSPADALKTHVSTITAQYGDLDLSSVTVTSWDPDTAAPDTNPTLPAGAPADARGRAFIRAVSYLDGSTPRESRLDIVNSDVSNLGWYDAESYGVSYKGRGCDASHLSVCAALNVYGSEKNSHFHQNYMGTYLYDGYQLAFTGNEYDHNVMYGLDGHDDSDYLTITHNHFHDNGDHGVICSQRCDHLTIEDNESDHNGIPPFAFPDDQDVSDNQVHGIMLHRGITDSVVADNYVHDQPNGAGIAVFDSVGNVVRNNTVTRAKYGLRFSVGATGTRLLGNSVTSSGKYAVYTYKGNDVPTYSTASGRPTNLYFAGNTLNSGSGVALQINDADGTTFAGNTITGTTQTRDSTGTTFS from the coding sequence GTGTCAGTGACATCGCGGATGACACCGGTCGGCCTTCCGTCGGCCAGGCCGCTGGCCGGGCCACGGCTGGCCCGCCGCGCCGGGCCGGGTGCGGCGGCGCTCGCGCTCGGCGTGCTCGGGCTGACGGTGGTCGGCGCCCCGGGTGCCGCCCAGGCGACCGCCTGCGCGGGCCAGGTGCGGTACGCGGCGACCACCAACACCCTCTACCTCACCTCCGGCACGGCGACGCCGACGGAGATCAAGGCGGCCTGCCCGGCGGCGCCGTTGACCCTCACCAACCCGGCGTCGAACACCTGGGAGCTGGACGCCGATCTGGTCGTCCAGAACGGCGCGAGCCTGCTGCTTCACGGCGCCGCGGCCGGTGGCGACGTGAACGTGCTGCGGCTGCGCAGCCCCGCCGACGCGCTGAAGACCCATGTCAGCACGATCACCGCCCAGTACGGCGACCTCGACCTGAGCTCGGTGACCGTGACGTCCTGGGACCCGGACACGGCGGCGCCCGACACCAACCCGACCCTGCCGGCGGGCGCCCCGGCCGACGCCCGCGGGCGCGCGTTCATCCGGGCGGTGTCGTACCTGGACGGCTCGACGCCGCGCGAGTCCCGGCTGGACATCGTGAACAGTGACGTCAGCAACCTCGGCTGGTATGACGCCGAAAGCTACGGCGTCTCCTACAAGGGCCGTGGCTGCGACGCCAGCCACCTCTCGGTCTGCGCGGCGCTGAACGTGTACGGATCCGAGAAGAACAGCCATTTTCACCAGAACTACATGGGCACGTACCTGTATGACGGCTACCAGCTGGCCTTCACCGGGAACGAGTACGACCACAACGTCATGTACGGGCTCGACGGGCACGACGACTCGGACTATCTGACGATTACGCACAACCATTTCCACGACAACGGCGACCACGGCGTCATCTGTTCGCAGCGGTGCGACCACCTGACCATCGAGGACAACGAGAGCGACCACAACGGGATCCCGCCGTTCGCGTTCCCCGACGACCAGGATGTCTCCGACAACCAGGTGCACGGAATCATGCTGCACCGGGGCATCACGGACTCGGTCGTGGCGGACAACTACGTCCACGACCAGCCGAACGGCGCCGGCATCGCCGTCTTCGACAGCGTCGGGAACGTGGTCAGGAACAACACCGTCACCCGGGCGAAGTACGGACTGCGGTTCAGCGTCGGCGCCACCGGGACACGGCTGCTCGGCAACTCGGTGACCAGCAGCGGCAAGTACGCGGTCTACACCTACAAGGGCAACGACGTGCCCACCTACTCGACCGCCTCCGGCCGGCCGACGAACCTCTACTTCGCCGGCAACACGCTGAACAGCGGCTCCGGCGTAGCCCTCCAGATCAACGACGCGGACGGGACGACCTTCGCCGGCAACACGATCACCGGAACCACCCAGACCCGCGACAGCACCGGCACCACGTTCAGCTGA
- a CDS encoding polysaccharide lyase family 7 protein, with translation MRPARGVLGVVLGMATLTACLPAPRLPPSQQGAAPRPVAPAGGPLPAALAPQAPAPSPAAGGVGAAAAGSSTAPVPAQILDLSKWKLTLPVTSAPGADSTNGREAAQISRPALRTFSMAPYFTPTGDNKGVHFRAPVNGATTPGSSYPRSELREMSADRVPAAWSSTTGTNTMSIREAITHLPTRKPEMVAGQIHDANGYVAMIRLDGSRLYVEHDGQNVGDLNTHYVLGTVFRIRMVAAGGLVSVYYNDKAPVTFPLREGGLYFKAGCYTQSNLSKGEPPDAYGEVALYDLRVSHS, from the coding sequence ATGAGACCGGCACGTGGCGTGCTCGGGGTCGTGCTCGGGATGGCGACACTCACCGCCTGCCTCCCGGCGCCGCGGCTGCCACCTAGCCAGCAGGGCGCGGCGCCCCGCCCGGTCGCGCCCGCCGGCGGCCCGCTGCCGGCGGCTCTGGCGCCTCAGGCGCCGGCACCGTCACCCGCGGCCGGCGGCGTGGGCGCGGCCGCCGCGGGCTCCTCGACCGCGCCGGTTCCGGCCCAGATCCTGGACCTGTCGAAGTGGAAGCTGACGCTGCCGGTCACCAGCGCGCCCGGCGCCGACTCCACCAACGGCCGGGAGGCCGCCCAGATCAGCCGGCCGGCGCTGAGGACCTTCTCGATGGCGCCGTACTTCACGCCCACGGGCGACAACAAGGGGGTGCATTTCCGCGCCCCCGTCAACGGCGCGACCACCCCCGGCTCCTCCTACCCGCGCTCCGAGCTGCGCGAGATGTCCGCGGACCGGGTCCCCGCCGCCTGGTCGAGCACCACGGGCACCAACACGATGAGCATCCGAGAGGCGATCACACATCTGCCGACCAGGAAGCCCGAGATGGTCGCCGGGCAGATCCACGACGCGAACGGCTACGTCGCCATGATCCGCCTCGACGGCAGCCGGCTGTACGTCGAGCACGACGGCCAGAACGTCGGGGACCTGAACACCCACTACGTGCTCGGCACGGTCTTCAGGATCCGCATGGTCGCCGCCGGCGGACTGGTCAGCGTCTACTACAACGACAAGGCCCCGGTCACGTTCCCGCTGCGCGAGGGCGGCCTGTACTTCAAGGCCGGCTGCTACACCCAGTCCAACCTGAGCAAGGGCGAGCCACCGGATGCCTACGGCGAGGTCGCCCTCTACGACCTCCGCGTCTCCCACAGCTAG
- a CDS encoding NAD(P)-binding domain-containing protein: MRIFIIGSGVVGTATGRGFIEAGHRVTFVDVSPQRVEDLTARGLDARARIDLATEEAAYIFLTLPTPNDGTRYDLTAFLEGTRAVGRALREADAVHTVVVRSTVTPGTTEGLVGPVLERESGLRQDEGFLLASNPEFLRAASAVADFRWPRMTVVGARNRRVRERLVELFTPFGGELRVFAEPMTAEFIKCAHNIFNATKISFWNEMHAVAQRAGLDLAEIAETVARSAEASFNPTYGIRGGAPYGGACLPKDTKAFLGFADTLDIDMPLLRAVVEVNDRLVGSPSAVPVPAALVPAAMTGPPRIEIPEQPTGDRVPARAAESPVR; this comes from the coding sequence GTGAGAATATTCATCATCGGGTCCGGTGTCGTCGGCACGGCCACCGGCCGTGGATTCATAGAAGCCGGCCACCGCGTCACCTTCGTAGACGTCTCTCCCCAGCGCGTCGAGGACCTCACCGCCCGGGGCCTGGACGCTCGCGCCCGGATTGACCTCGCCACCGAGGAAGCGGCATACATTTTTCTGACGCTGCCGACGCCGAACGATGGCACGCGCTATGACCTCACCGCGTTCCTGGAGGGCACCCGGGCGGTCGGCCGGGCGCTGCGCGAGGCCGATGCGGTGCACACCGTCGTTGTCCGTTCGACGGTTACGCCGGGGACCACAGAGGGTCTCGTCGGCCCCGTTCTGGAACGTGAGTCCGGGCTGCGTCAGGACGAGGGCTTCCTGTTGGCGAGCAACCCGGAGTTCCTGCGCGCGGCCTCCGCCGTAGCGGACTTCCGCTGGCCCCGGATGACCGTCGTCGGCGCCCGCAACAGGCGCGTCCGCGAGCGGCTGGTCGAGCTGTTCACCCCGTTCGGCGGCGAACTCCGGGTCTTTGCCGAGCCGATGACCGCCGAGTTCATCAAGTGCGCGCACAACATCTTCAACGCCACCAAGATCTCGTTCTGGAACGAGATGCACGCCGTCGCGCAGCGGGCCGGTCTGGACCTGGCCGAGATCGCCGAAACGGTGGCCCGCTCCGCCGAGGCGTCGTTCAACCCCACCTACGGGATCCGCGGCGGCGCGCCCTACGGCGGCGCCTGCCTGCCGAAGGACACCAAGGCCTTCCTCGGGTTCGCCGACACGCTCGACATCGACATGCCGCTGCTGCGCGCGGTCGTCGAGGTGAACGACCGGCTCGTCGGGAGCCCTTCGGCCGTCCCGGTGCCCGCCGCGTTGGTGCCCGCCGCGATGACCGGTCCGCCGCGGATAGAGATTCCCGAGCAGCCGACCGGCGACCGGGTCCCCGCCAGGGCCGCGGAAAGCCCGGTGCGATGA
- a CDS encoding glycosyltransferase family 2 protein: protein MKHWLPWLGLVAFLRPLIEVFILAIGEWWFHAGFKENPGLFSRYVIQITTVGREQDRVNEIIREIRDYPMTMNYQIWVVNEPGNDDVYPDADRVVTVPVEFECVAQYKARALEYSRLVRQQLGYNQGDTKITFLDDDTSPTWEYLETAFAGDYDICQGVTAPRIGYGVRPFSHFLLSHVDDLRFHNCMTYCSSFQGIFGKPLFVHGEGLTITGYTEETVTWNWRIFASEDLTFGCNAAAKGLRWGFFHEYIQLTSPWTWQAYFKQRRRWMWGNIHAIVNRDVLPRGAAIRIAIRYFLSLFTFFASGTSVALILTHTIDLPGWAHSLFWCSLVIWLVNFALSGWVNAGLRTAEQTTAQFWWNRVTQTAAAVVLSPVTATFTIVALIVTLYMGNPRSFEVIAKTAATSGQRESSRPLVRGAAS, encoded by the coding sequence ATGAAGCACTGGCTTCCGTGGCTGGGCCTGGTCGCCTTCCTGCGCCCGCTGATCGAGGTGTTCATCCTCGCGATCGGGGAGTGGTGGTTCCACGCCGGCTTCAAGGAGAACCCCGGCCTGTTCAGCCGCTACGTCATCCAGATCACGACGGTGGGCCGCGAGCAGGACCGGGTCAACGAGATCATCCGCGAGATCCGCGACTACCCGATGACGATGAACTACCAGATCTGGGTGGTGAACGAGCCGGGCAACGACGACGTCTACCCGGATGCCGACCGCGTCGTCACGGTGCCCGTCGAGTTCGAGTGCGTCGCCCAGTACAAGGCCCGGGCCCTCGAGTACAGCCGGCTGGTCCGCCAGCAGCTCGGTTACAACCAGGGCGACACGAAGATCACATTCCTGGACGACGACACGTCGCCGACCTGGGAGTACCTGGAAACCGCCTTCGCCGGCGACTACGACATCTGCCAGGGCGTGACGGCGCCGCGGATCGGTTACGGCGTCCGGCCGTTCAGCCACTTCCTGCTCAGCCACGTCGACGACCTGCGGTTCCACAACTGCATGACGTACTGCTCGTCGTTCCAGGGCATCTTCGGCAAGCCGCTGTTCGTGCACGGCGAAGGCCTGACGATCACCGGTTACACCGAGGAGACCGTCACCTGGAACTGGCGAATCTTCGCCTCGGAGGACCTCACCTTCGGCTGCAACGCGGCGGCGAAGGGGCTGCGCTGGGGCTTCTTCCACGAGTACATCCAGCTGACCTCGCCGTGGACCTGGCAGGCCTACTTCAAGCAGCGCCGCCGGTGGATGTGGGGCAACATCCACGCGATCGTCAACCGGGACGTGCTGCCGAGGGGCGCCGCGATCCGGATCGCGATCCGCTACTTCCTCAGCCTGTTCACCTTCTTCGCCTCCGGAACCTCGGTGGCGCTCATCCTCACGCACACGATCGACCTGCCCGGCTGGGCGCATTCCCTGTTCTGGTGCTCGCTGGTGATCTGGCTGGTGAACTTCGCGCTCTCCGGCTGGGTGAACGCCGGCCTGCGCACGGCGGAGCAGACCACCGCGCAGTTCTGGTGGAACCGGGTGACGCAGACGGCGGCGGCGGTGGTGCTGTCCCCGGTCACCGCGACCTTCACCATCGTCGCGCTGATCGTGACGCTCTACATGGGCAACCCGCGCAGCTTCGAGGTGATCGCCAAGACGGCGGCGACCAGCGGGCAACGTGAGTCCAGCCGGCCGCTCGTCCGGGGGGCCGCCTCGTGA
- a CDS encoding right-handed parallel beta-helix repeat-containing protein — protein MRVPSPRSGGADEVGGGATSAGGARRAAARAARATAAGTRGRGVYLLVTVMTLVAAAVLSVTVGRHYRALTSTSEFFHRHAYTPSYDPISNVERGLQPNTIDTRTSKPDPSIRAISISPTGVDLLVGGQVHHSFPQQASVNGLPQLASIVNDPDWLEYDGQGHAVLHAALVVVGQTAFTIDAPVTSLVLESRRGVLLGAESGTLAIDGVSIRPSAPNPDPGQRALDQRQPFIVAASRSQLIISHSHLSTLGRDWNSSYGVSWTDGASGSITNSEVDHTFIATYTDAAHDVTIANNWLHDNALYGVDPHSNSTRIVVRQNLSEHNGRHGIIFSDNVTDSVVEDNVARDNHLNGIMMDAQSTGNRIVGNSVTGNRGDGLVLASSPHNVLTNNTVTDNRIGVMVRGADGDEGVTLRGNEIRGNQLASQGISLAGNKVSGNGTTWRPRVLAVIWSLVPVTILLLIGFTRTLRRRRGRAVGRGHRPSAVTIGA, from the coding sequence GTGCGAGTCCCGTCCCCGCGGTCAGGCGGGGCCGACGAGGTCGGCGGCGGGGCGACGAGCGCGGGCGGCGCCCGCCGGGCGGCCGCGCGCGCCGCCAGGGCGACCGCCGCCGGCACCCGCGGTCGCGGCGTGTACCTGCTGGTCACGGTGATGACCCTGGTCGCCGCGGCGGTCCTGAGCGTGACCGTCGGGCGCCACTACCGGGCGCTCACCTCGACGTCCGAGTTCTTCCACCGGCATGCCTACACGCCGTCCTACGACCCGATCAGCAACGTCGAGCGGGGCCTGCAGCCGAACACCATTGACACCAGGACCAGCAAACCGGACCCGTCGATCAGGGCGATCTCGATCAGCCCGACCGGCGTGGACCTGCTGGTCGGCGGCCAGGTCCACCACAGCTTCCCCCAGCAGGCGTCGGTCAACGGGCTGCCCCAGCTGGCGTCGATCGTCAACGATCCGGACTGGCTGGAGTACGACGGGCAGGGCCATGCGGTGCTGCACGCCGCGCTGGTCGTCGTCGGCCAGACGGCGTTCACGATCGACGCGCCCGTCACGAGCCTGGTCCTGGAGTCCCGCCGCGGTGTCCTGCTCGGCGCGGAGAGCGGAACGCTGGCGATCGACGGGGTGAGCATCCGGCCCAGCGCACCGAACCCGGACCCCGGCCAGCGCGCGCTCGACCAGCGACAGCCGTTCATCGTCGCCGCCAGCCGGTCTCAGCTGATCATCTCCCACAGCCACCTCAGCACCCTCGGCCGGGACTGGAACAGCTCCTACGGCGTCTCCTGGACCGACGGTGCCAGCGGAAGCATCACCAACAGCGAGGTCGACCACACGTTCATCGCGACCTACACCGATGCCGCGCACGACGTGACGATCGCCAACAACTGGCTGCACGACAACGCGCTCTACGGCGTCGACCCGCACTCGAACTCGACCCGGATCGTGGTCCGGCAGAACCTCAGCGAGCACAACGGCCGGCACGGGATCATCTTCTCGGACAACGTCACCGACAGCGTCGTCGAGGACAACGTCGCTCGGGACAACCACCTGAACGGCATCATGATGGACGCCCAGAGCACCGGTAACCGCATCGTCGGGAACTCCGTCACCGGGAACCGAGGTGACGGGCTGGTGCTCGCCTCGTCGCCGCACAACGTGCTGACCAACAACACGGTCACGGACAACCGGATCGGCGTCATGGTCCGCGGCGCGGACGGGGACGAGGGCGTGACCCTGCGCGGGAACGAGATACGCGGCAACCAGCTCGCGTCACAGGGGATCTCGCTGGCGGGCAACAAGGTCAGCGGCAACGGCACCACCTGGCGACCGCGGGTGCTCGCCGTGATCTGGTCCCTGGTGCCGGTCACGATCCTGCTGCTGATCGGTTTCACCAGGACGCTGCGCCGGCGCCGTGGTCGCGCCGTCGGCCGCGGCCACCGACCCTCGGCGGTGACCATCGGTGCCTAG